A region from the Cryptosporangium arvum DSM 44712 genome encodes:
- a CDS encoding TetR/AcrR family transcriptional regulator — MSRVDAERNRRHLVTVARGAFAADGLDLPTREIARRAGLGVATVYRHFPARADLLDAVLADQVAACEADLAGALAERDPWRAISRVVRGFAERQVSDRGLNEVILGTHAAGAAFAGQRRAHAGAVAGLVERAHAAGQLRAGVTVGDVRLVFFAIASLRVSSPEALPAAIRRLTDTLLAGLRAAAPGDAPAHGAVSPRTAVAPA, encoded by the coding sequence ATGTCTCGTGTCGACGCCGAGCGCAACCGGCGGCACCTGGTGACCGTCGCCCGGGGCGCCTTCGCCGCCGACGGGCTGGACCTGCCGACCCGCGAGATCGCCCGCCGCGCCGGCCTCGGCGTCGCCACCGTCTATCGGCATTTCCCGGCCCGCGCCGACCTGCTCGACGCGGTGCTGGCCGACCAGGTCGCCGCCTGCGAGGCCGACCTGGCCGGTGCGCTCGCCGAGCGCGATCCGTGGCGGGCGATCTCGCGGGTGGTGCGGGGTTTCGCCGAGCGGCAGGTCAGCGATCGGGGCCTCAACGAGGTCATCCTCGGCACGCACGCGGCCGGGGCGGCGTTCGCGGGGCAGCGGCGGGCGCATGCCGGGGCGGTCGCCGGGCTGGTCGAGCGGGCCCACGCCGCCGGTCAGCTGCGCGCGGGGGTGACGGTCGGCGACGTCCGCCTGGTGTTCTTCGCGATCGCGTCGCTGCGGGTGTCGTCCCCGGAGGCGCTGCCGGCCGCGATCCGGCGTCTCACCGACACGCTCCTGGCGGGCCTGCGAGCCGCGGCGCCCGGGGACGCGCCGGCTCACGGTGCGGTGTCACCGAGGACGGCGGTAGCGCCGGCGTGA
- a CDS encoding response regulator gives MSEPVRVVVADDQALVRTGFRLILSADGIDVVAEATNGAEAVDAVRRTRPDVVLMDIRMPELDGLEATRRILADSAPGAVPGSGTVPGSRTVPGSGAAPGSGAAPGSGGAPGSGATLGSGGESRSAAESRTGAGAWSGSDAWSGPRVLMLTTFDLDQYVYAALSAGASGFLLKDVTPEQLTAAVRLVRSGDALLAPQITRRLVERFARRDEGTATVHRDLATLTPREREVLRMLARGMSNAELAAELHLSEATVKTHVARILGKLQLRDRVQAVVVAYETGLVAPGEA, from the coding sequence GTGAGCGAGCCGGTGCGGGTGGTGGTGGCCGACGATCAGGCGCTGGTGCGCACGGGGTTCCGGCTGATCCTCTCCGCCGACGGTATCGATGTGGTCGCCGAGGCCACCAACGGCGCCGAAGCCGTCGACGCGGTGCGCCGCACCCGTCCCGACGTGGTGCTGATGGACATCCGGATGCCCGAGCTGGACGGCCTGGAGGCGACCCGCCGCATCCTCGCCGACTCCGCGCCCGGAGCCGTGCCGGGATCCGGGACCGTGCCGGGCTCCAGGACCGTGCCGGGCTCCGGAGCCGCGCCAGGATCTGGAGCCGCGCCAGGATCCGGAGGCGCGCCAGGATCCGGGGCCACGTTGGGATCCGGGGGCGAGTCCCGATCCGCGGCCGAGTCCCGGACCGGGGCCGGGGCTTGGAGCGGATCCGATGCGTGGTCGGGGCCGCGGGTGCTCATGCTGACGACGTTCGACCTCGACCAGTACGTGTACGCGGCGCTGTCGGCGGGCGCGAGCGGGTTCCTGCTCAAGGACGTGACGCCGGAGCAGCTGACCGCGGCGGTGCGGCTGGTGCGCTCCGGGGACGCGTTGCTCGCGCCGCAGATCACCCGGCGGCTGGTGGAGCGGTTCGCGCGCCGCGACGAGGGGACCGCGACCGTCCACCGGGACCTGGCGACGCTGACGCCGCGGGAGCGGGAGGTGCTGCGGATGCTCGCCCGCGGAATGAGCAACGCCGAGCTCGCCGCGGAGCTGCACCTGTCGGAGGCGACGGTGAAGACCCACGTGGCACGCATCCTCGGCAAGCTGCAACTGCGTGATCGGGTGCAGGCGGTGGTCGTGGCCTACGAAACCGGTCTGGTGGCCCCCGGTGAGGCATGA
- a CDS encoding MerR family transcriptional regulator yields MRIGELAGVAGITTRAVRHYHRIGLLPEPARQPNGYREYSLRDAVELCRIRRLTDLGLSLDEVRDVLADDSGRDLAEIVAELDADLARQQDELRHRRARLARLLREVTEDGALPAHAPVSDDLAALFGRMAGVAAAHGGPEPAAAAQERELLALLDTGLPVDQRGPLEAVMAAAEADPTLVERVYAVYAQLDALAGAAVDDPRVERTAAAMAAVVPGEVLAGVALPDEDELVGRDGFVAALFAEFAPAQAEAVRSAISRMRAAAGAVERGPE; encoded by the coding sequence ATGCGGATCGGAGAACTGGCCGGCGTCGCCGGCATCACCACACGCGCGGTGCGCCACTACCACCGCATCGGGCTCCTCCCCGAACCCGCGCGCCAACCCAACGGCTACCGCGAGTACTCCCTGCGCGACGCCGTCGAGCTGTGCCGGATCCGGCGCCTGACCGACCTGGGACTCAGCCTCGACGAGGTCCGTGACGTCCTCGCCGACGACTCCGGGCGCGACCTGGCCGAGATCGTCGCCGAGCTCGACGCCGACCTGGCCCGCCAGCAGGACGAACTGCGGCACCGCCGGGCGCGGCTGGCGCGGTTGCTGCGTGAGGTGACCGAGGACGGGGCGCTCCCCGCGCACGCACCGGTCTCCGACGACCTGGCGGCGCTGTTCGGGCGGATGGCCGGCGTCGCGGCCGCGCACGGCGGGCCCGAGCCGGCGGCCGCCGCCCAGGAACGCGAGTTGCTGGCGCTGCTCGACACCGGCCTGCCGGTCGATCAGCGCGGGCCGCTGGAGGCGGTCATGGCCGCCGCGGAGGCCGACCCGACGCTGGTGGAGCGCGTGTACGCGGTGTACGCGCAGCTCGACGCGCTGGCCGGGGCGGCGGTGGACGACCCGCGGGTCGAACGGACGGCGGCGGCGATGGCCGCGGTCGTACCCGGGGAGGTGCTGGCCGGGGTGGCGCTGCCGGACGAGGACGAATTGGTGGGCCGGGACGGGTTCGTGGCGGCGTTGTTCGCCGAGTTCGCGCCCGCGCAGGCCGAAGCCGTGCGGAGCGCGATCTCCCGGATGCGCGCAGCGGCCGGTGCGGTGGAGAGGGGACCGGAATGA
- a CDS encoding dihydrofolate reductase family protein, which translates to MRKLIFGMNVSVDGFVAAPGDDLGWSVPSDELFGFWSDRVAATELALYGRRLWEAMNGHWPTADQQPGVLPAHAEYARRWRAMPKVVFSSTLSAVVGNARLVGGDAVAEISRLKAGDGGPMDIGGATLGAAAARAGLIDEYVLLTAPVLLGAGRPMFPALGSWVNLDLVETRTFPGGVVLTRYETRR; encoded by the coding sequence ATGCGGAAACTGATCTTCGGGATGAACGTGAGCGTGGACGGCTTTGTCGCCGCGCCGGGCGACGACCTGGGCTGGAGCGTGCCGAGCGACGAGCTGTTCGGGTTCTGGTCGGATCGGGTGGCCGCGACCGAGCTGGCGTTGTACGGGCGCCGGCTGTGGGAGGCGATGAACGGGCACTGGCCGACCGCCGATCAGCAGCCCGGTGTCCTTCCGGCGCACGCCGAGTACGCGCGCCGCTGGCGGGCGATGCCGAAGGTGGTGTTCTCCTCGACGCTGAGCGCGGTCGTGGGCAACGCGCGTCTGGTCGGCGGGGACGCGGTCGCTGAGATCTCCCGGCTCAAGGCCGGTGACGGTGGCCCGATGGACATCGGCGGCGCGACGCTGGGCGCGGCGGCCGCGCGGGCCGGTTTGATCGACGAGTACGTGCTGCTGACCGCGCCGGTGTTGCTCGGCGCGGGCCGGCCGATGTTCCCGGCGCTGGGGAGCTGGGTGAACCTGGATTTGGTGGAGACGCGGACGTTCCCCGGTGGGGTGGTGCTGACCCGCTACGAGACCCGGCGGTGA
- a CDS encoding MFS transporter has translation MVSSTVLTRNTPKSGPATPWLAMTALVLVALNLRPAVTSLGPVLEEVRADLGMSAGLAGLLTSVPAVCFAVVGVTAPALARRFGSDAVILAGIVALTAGLAIRPLIGGVPEFLALSALALAGIALVNVLLPVVVKQRFGTRVGAMTGVYSTALNVGATTAAAATVPVASVFGDSWRFGLGVWAAVAALALLPWVFLLRRPAVTSPAVSSPAVSSPAVSSPAVSSPAGATPGADAVEAPVVKRMSSSTTAWALATYFGLQATAAYVIMGWLPQMFRDAGLSAQTAGLLFAVTSLLGVPLSYGLGALAGRLRSQSVLAVVLAGFGLAGYTGLFLAPAGAPWVWAVLLGVANCAFPLALTMIGLRGGNAGSVVRLSAFAQSAGYLLSIPGPVIVGVLYDHTGGWRTPLVFLAVLMSAQLVAGHVAGRNRPL, from the coding sequence ATTGTGTCATCCACTGTTCTGACGCGTAACACGCCCAAGTCAGGCCCGGCCACGCCGTGGCTGGCGATGACCGCTCTCGTTCTCGTCGCGCTGAACCTGCGCCCGGCCGTCACGAGCCTCGGCCCGGTCCTCGAGGAGGTCCGGGCCGACCTCGGGATGAGCGCCGGCCTGGCCGGGCTGCTCACCTCGGTGCCCGCGGTGTGTTTCGCGGTGGTCGGCGTGACCGCTCCCGCGCTGGCCCGCCGGTTCGGGTCCGACGCGGTGATCCTCGCCGGCATCGTCGCGCTCACCGCCGGGCTGGCGATCCGGCCGCTGATCGGTGGGGTGCCGGAGTTCCTGGCCCTCTCGGCGCTGGCGCTGGCCGGGATCGCGCTCGTCAACGTGCTGCTGCCGGTCGTGGTCAAGCAGCGGTTCGGGACTCGCGTCGGCGCGATGACCGGCGTCTACTCCACCGCGCTGAACGTCGGCGCGACCACCGCGGCCGCGGCGACGGTACCGGTCGCGTCGGTCTTCGGCGACAGCTGGCGCTTCGGCCTCGGCGTCTGGGCCGCGGTCGCCGCCCTCGCGCTCCTGCCCTGGGTGTTCCTGCTCCGCCGCCCCGCCGTGACGTCTCCCGCCGTGTCGTCTCCCGCCGTGTCGTCTCCCGCCGTGTCGTCTCCCGCCGTGAGCTCCCCGGCCGGAGCCACGCCCGGTGCCGACGCTGTCGAGGCTCCCGTCGTGAAGCGGATGAGTTCCAGCACCACCGCCTGGGCGCTCGCGACCTACTTCGGGCTGCAGGCCACCGCGGCGTACGTGATCATGGGCTGGCTCCCGCAGATGTTCCGCGACGCCGGCCTCTCGGCCCAGACCGCCGGCCTGCTGTTCGCCGTCACGTCGCTGCTCGGCGTGCCGCTCTCCTACGGGCTCGGCGCGCTCGCCGGGCGGCTACGCAGCCAGAGCGTCCTCGCGGTGGTGCTCGCCGGGTTCGGCCTGGCCGGCTACACCGGGCTGTTCCTCGCGCCGGCCGGTGCGCCCTGGGTGTGGGCGGTGCTGCTGGGCGTGGCCAACTGCGCGTTCCCGCTGGCGCTGACGATGATCGGGCTGCGCGGCGGCAACGCCGGGTCGGTGGTGCGGCTCTCGGCGTTCGCCCAGAGCGCCGGCTACCTGCTGTCGATCCCCGGCCCGGTCATCGTCGGTGTCCTCTACGACCACACCGGCGGCTGGCGCACCCCGCTGGTGTTCCTCGCCGTCCTGATGAGCGCCCAGCTGGTCGCCGGCCACGTAGCGGGCCGCAACCGACCGCTCTGA
- a CDS encoding FCD domain-containing protein: MAPVSRPTSLSDQVIATLRAQITSGAWPVGSRIPTEPELVTQLGVARNTVREAVRALAHNGLLDIRQGSGTYVVATSELAGVMRRRFERAPQRDVTELRGALEATAAGLAATRRTDEDLRKLDALLAERERAWASGDRDAFVTADSAFHLAVVAAAHNEVLGELYADLGAVIRESLRRHVGPVLRDEEYMDHGRLLDALRAGDATAAAAEAASHTDSLCFTF; encoded by the coding sequence ATGGCGCCTGTGTCTCGGCCCACTTCGCTGTCCGACCAGGTGATCGCGACCCTCCGCGCGCAGATCACCTCCGGGGCCTGGCCGGTGGGGTCACGCATCCCCACCGAACCCGAACTCGTCACCCAGCTCGGCGTCGCCCGCAACACCGTGCGCGAAGCCGTCCGGGCGCTCGCGCACAACGGGCTGCTGGACATCCGGCAGGGCTCCGGCACGTACGTCGTGGCCACCAGCGAACTGGCCGGGGTGATGCGCCGCCGCTTCGAACGCGCACCCCAGCGCGACGTGACGGAGCTGCGCGGTGCGCTCGAAGCCACCGCCGCGGGCCTGGCCGCCACCCGCCGCACCGACGAGGACCTGCGCAAACTCGACGCGCTGCTGGCCGAGCGGGAACGCGCATGGGCCTCGGGTGACCGCGACGCGTTCGTCACCGCCGACTCCGCGTTCCACCTGGCGGTGGTGGCCGCGGCCCACAACGAGGTGCTCGGTGAGCTCTACGCCGACCTCGGCGCCGTCATCCGCGAGTCGCTGCGCCGGCACGTCGGCCCGGTGCTGCGCGACGAGGAGTACATGGACCACGGCCGGCTCCTCGACGCCCTCCGCGCCGGCGACGCGACCGCGGCCGCCGCCGAGGCCGCGTCGCACACCGACAGCCTGTGCTTCACGTTCTGA
- a CDS encoding VOC family protein, translated as MALRLVQFNLKARDHAALGRFWAAALGWAVFSGHGTSVRPPGTGWPVPDLVVLDLIPVEDPTTVHDRAHLELATTSAEHHTTLVAHLQTLGATPTAHTHPGATVLADPEGNVFCVRGPGARPGTGPIAAVVVDCADPHRLAHFWSEALGRPADTGADHARLTGGPGPDLEFTRRSHVGDTPNRLHLDLLPDPLHGQAPEVTRLHTLGATPLDVGQPADVPWTVLADPEGNEFCVLGPA; from the coding sequence ATGGCGCTGCGGCTCGTCCAGTTCAACCTCAAAGCACGCGACCACGCCGCACTCGGCCGCTTCTGGGCCGCCGCGCTCGGCTGGGCGGTGTTCAGCGGCCACGGCACCAGCGTCCGCCCGCCCGGCACCGGCTGGCCCGTCCCCGACCTGGTCGTCCTCGACCTGATCCCGGTCGAGGACCCCACGACCGTGCACGACCGCGCGCACCTCGAGCTCGCCACCACCTCCGCGGAGCACCACACCACCCTCGTCGCCCACCTGCAGACGCTCGGCGCGACCCCCACCGCCCACACCCACCCCGGCGCGACCGTGCTCGCCGACCCCGAAGGCAACGTGTTCTGCGTGCGCGGACCCGGAGCCCGGCCGGGGACCGGCCCGATCGCCGCCGTCGTCGTCGACTGCGCCGACCCCCACCGGCTGGCCCACTTCTGGAGCGAAGCCCTCGGCCGGCCCGCCGACACCGGCGCCGACCACGCCCGGCTCACCGGCGGCCCCGGCCCCGACCTGGAGTTCACCCGCCGCTCCCACGTCGGCGACACCCCCAACCGCCTGCACCTGGACCTGCTCCCCGACCCCCTCCACGGCCAGGCCCCCGAAGTCACCCGCCTGCACACCCTCGGCGCGACCCCGCTGGACGTCGGGCAACCCGCCGACGTGCCCTGGACGGTCCTCGCCGACCCCGAAGGCAACGAGTTCTGCGTCCTCGGCCCCGCCTGA
- a CDS encoding NADP-dependent oxidoreductase — protein MFAVRYTRFGGPEVLELADAPEPHAGPGEVRIRVEAAGVSPVDRALRSGTSPAAGALALPHVPGVDAAGVVDEVGAGVTGVTAGDAVFGIVPLARLGGASAQFAVLAHWAAKPESWAWAQAGGAGTGVETATRALDRLATPSGGTLLVDGAAGGVGSVVVQLAVARGLRVLGTGRPDSHAFLAGLGAVPVTYGPGLDARVSGRVDRALDVAGKGSVPALIALTGTPEHVLTLADTSGRVAISTGELGGEPGGHHGLAATAALAGTGRFAVPLQDVVPFARAADAHVDRPRRGKTVLVPG, from the coding sequence ATGTTCGCGGTGCGCTACACCCGCTTCGGCGGTCCCGAGGTGCTGGAACTGGCCGACGCGCCGGAGCCGCACGCCGGCCCCGGCGAGGTGCGGATCCGGGTCGAGGCGGCCGGGGTGTCACCGGTCGACCGGGCGTTGCGGTCCGGGACGTCGCCGGCCGCGGGCGCTCTGGCCCTGCCGCACGTCCCCGGGGTGGACGCCGCGGGTGTGGTCGACGAGGTGGGCGCCGGGGTCACGGGGGTGACCGCCGGGGACGCGGTGTTCGGGATCGTGCCGCTGGCCCGCCTCGGTGGGGCGTCGGCACAGTTCGCGGTGCTGGCGCACTGGGCCGCGAAACCGGAGTCGTGGGCGTGGGCGCAGGCCGGTGGCGCCGGTACCGGGGTGGAGACCGCGACCCGGGCGCTGGACCGGCTCGCCACGCCGAGCGGCGGGACGCTGCTGGTGGACGGCGCCGCGGGGGGCGTCGGCAGCGTGGTGGTGCAGTTGGCGGTGGCCCGGGGCCTGCGGGTGCTGGGCACCGGACGCCCGGACAGCCACGCGTTCCTGGCCGGGCTCGGCGCGGTTCCGGTGACCTACGGTCCGGGGCTGGACGCGCGCGTGTCCGGGCGCGTCGACCGGGCGCTGGACGTGGCCGGGAAAGGCTCGGTGCCGGCGTTGATCGCGCTCACCGGCACCCCGGAACACGTCCTGACGCTCGCCGACACGAGCGGGCGGGTCGCGATCTCCACCGGGGAACTGGGTGGTGAACCCGGCGGTCACCACGGGCTGGCGGCCACGGCCGCGCTCGCCGGGACGGGCCGGTTCGCGGTGCCGCTGCAGGACGTCGTGCCGTTCGCCCGGGCCGCCGACGCCCACGTCGACCGTCCCCGGCGCGGGAAGACCGTGCTCGTCCCGGGCTGA
- a CDS encoding homogentisate 1,2-dioxygenase has protein sequence MESFVQLRRGTTPRRIHADLDGLKDDELGRSGFTGRTAHLYRRHDPTAYRVEGPLAGTDLPLGALRPADATDPTATPLELFTNPDVRIAVSARTRPHPFYVRNVDGDELHFVHTGTGTFVTEFGDLPYRPGDYVYLPKATTYRQVTTEPTTALVLTTTDELRTPPAGALGRHFPFDPALVTIPEARALDDDGRDEYEVRLYHHGGHTSLFYPHDPCDAEGWRGDNFPFTFNIADYTVITAEAVHLPPTVHLFLQATGVAVLNFLPRRAETVPGTERYPWYHRNADHDEIAFFHGGSVFGVDVPPGLLTHTPQGLHHGAPEAARERARRRFADYTRVEWQIIAVDTRRRLTPTPALLAARP, from the coding sequence ATGGAGTCCTTCGTCCAACTACGACGCGGCACCACCCCCCGCCGCATCCACGCCGACCTCGACGGCCTCAAAGACGACGAACTCGGCCGCTCCGGCTTCACCGGCCGCACCGCGCACCTCTACCGGCGCCACGACCCCACCGCCTACCGCGTCGAAGGGCCCCTCGCCGGCACCGACCTGCCCCTCGGCGCCCTCCGCCCCGCCGACGCCACCGACCCCACCGCCACCCCCCTGGAACTGTTCACCAACCCCGACGTGCGCATCGCGGTCAGCGCCCGCACCCGACCGCACCCCTTCTACGTACGCAACGTCGACGGCGACGAACTGCACTTCGTCCACACCGGCACCGGAACGTTCGTCACCGAATTCGGTGACCTGCCCTACCGGCCCGGCGACTACGTGTACCTGCCCAAAGCCACCACCTACCGGCAGGTCACCACCGAACCCACCACCGCGCTCGTGCTCACCACCACCGACGAACTACGCACCCCACCCGCCGGTGCCCTCGGCCGCCACTTCCCGTTCGACCCCGCGCTGGTCACCATCCCCGAAGCCCGCGCCCTCGACGACGACGGCCGCGACGAATACGAAGTGCGCCTCTACCACCACGGCGGCCACACCAGCCTGTTCTACCCCCACGACCCCTGCGACGCCGAAGGCTGGCGCGGCGACAACTTCCCGTTCACGTTCAACATCGCCGACTACACCGTCATCACCGCCGAAGCCGTGCACCTGCCCCCCACCGTGCACCTGTTCCTGCAGGCCACCGGCGTCGCCGTGCTCAACTTCCTGCCCCGCAGAGCCGAAACCGTCCCCGGCACCGAACGCTACCCCTGGTACCACCGCAACGCCGACCACGACGAAATCGCGTTCTTCCACGGCGGCAGCGTCTTCGGCGTCGACGTCCCACCCGGGCTGCTCACCCACACCCCCCAAGGCCTCCACCACGGCGCCCCCGAAGCCGCCCGCGAACGCGCCCGCCGCCGCTTCGCCGACTACACCCGAGTCGAATGGCAGATCATCGCCGTCGACACCCGCCGGCGCCTCACCCCCACACCCGCGCTGCTGGCCGCACGCCCATGA
- a CDS encoding RNA polymerase subunit sigma-70: MTDEATFARRIEPYRRELQVHCYRMLANYDDAQDLTQETFLRAWHKRDTFQGRAALRTWLYRIATNACLDFLDKRTPVPFDLTHLQPYPDRMLPEDPQDAAVARETIELAFVVAVQHLPPRQRAVFILRDVLGWPAPRTADALALTVASVTSAVQRARATVRGHLPARRLDWRRPATHDLSDDERGAVKAYIDAHERNDLDALTALLRHDLRFSMLPDPATVSVTARDAVDGWVAHGLFRPGHDDWRGLPTTLNRMPAAALYARTADDPRHRLFAVAALHVVDATITELTGFDATGKPWLGLPPAL; the protein is encoded by the coding sequence ATGACCGACGAGGCCACCTTCGCGCGACGCATCGAGCCCTACCGGCGGGAACTGCAGGTGCACTGCTACCGGATGCTCGCCAACTACGACGACGCCCAGGACCTGACACAGGAGACGTTCCTGCGCGCCTGGCACAAACGCGACACGTTCCAGGGCCGCGCGGCCCTGCGCACCTGGCTGTACCGGATCGCGACCAACGCCTGCCTGGACTTCCTCGACAAACGCACCCCCGTGCCGTTCGACCTGACCCACCTGCAGCCCTACCCCGACCGGATGCTCCCCGAGGACCCGCAGGACGCCGCCGTGGCCCGGGAAACGATCGAGCTGGCGTTCGTCGTCGCCGTCCAGCACCTCCCGCCGCGGCAGCGGGCCGTGTTCATCCTGCGCGACGTCCTCGGCTGGCCGGCGCCGCGGACCGCAGACGCCCTCGCGCTGACCGTCGCCTCGGTCACCAGCGCCGTGCAGCGGGCCCGGGCGACGGTGCGCGGGCACCTGCCCGCACGCCGCCTCGACTGGCGCCGGCCCGCCACCCACGACCTGTCCGACGACGAGCGCGGCGCGGTGAAGGCCTACATCGACGCCCACGAACGCAACGACCTCGACGCCCTCACCGCGCTGCTCCGTCACGACCTGCGGTTCAGCATGCTGCCCGACCCGGCAACGGTGAGCGTCACCGCCCGCGACGCGGTGGACGGCTGGGTCGCCCACGGGCTCTTCCGGCCCGGCCACGACGACTGGCGCGGCCTACCCACGACGCTCAACCGCATGCCCGCCGCCGCGCTATACGCCCGCACCGCCGACGACCCGCGCCACCGCCTGTTCGCGGTCGCGGCCCTGCACGTCGTCGACGCCACGATCACCGAACTCACCGGATTCGACGCCACCGGCAAACCCTGGCTCGGCCTGCCCCCGGCCCTGTGA
- a CDS encoding site-specific integrase has protein sequence MNEIAAVENTLVPAGIDHTISPETARRIANATPPNTIRAYTADRAAFRRWCALTGRTPLPATAETAAEYATYLALGGALQHDGSRKGSAAPRTIERALSAIRTEHRENGYPDTPDLLGARRVVKDHRRERSDRGIRDRQATAISVDDLRAMVDACDPDTLAGTRDRALIVLGFSMMVRRSELVALNTLGDLTDTRDGVDVLIRWSKTDQDAIGELVAVHYGAHPRTCPVRLLGAWRERLAAVRPAEGPLWIPIDKKDRLPHQPGYCGKPGTGRLTGKAVGIILRDAARRAGVSTDALSAHSLRAGGATAAYSAGNDLLSISRRGRWKDGSPVLLRYIRDVDRWKNNPMSGVL, from the coding sequence GTGAACGAAATAGCGGCCGTCGAGAACACACTCGTCCCCGCCGGCATCGACCACACGATCTCCCCCGAGACCGCCCGGCGCATCGCCAACGCCACTCCCCCCAACACGATCCGCGCCTACACCGCCGACCGGGCCGCGTTCCGCCGCTGGTGCGCCCTCACCGGACGCACCCCCCTCCCGGCCACCGCCGAGACCGCCGCCGAATACGCCACCTACCTCGCGCTCGGCGGCGCCCTCCAGCACGACGGCTCCCGCAAAGGCAGCGCCGCGCCCCGCACCATCGAACGGGCCCTCTCCGCGATCCGCACCGAACACCGCGAGAACGGCTACCCCGACACCCCCGACCTGCTCGGCGCGCGCCGCGTCGTCAAAGACCACCGCCGCGAACGCAGCGACCGCGGCATCCGCGACCGGCAGGCCACCGCGATCAGCGTCGACGACCTCCGCGCCATGGTCGACGCGTGCGACCCCGACACCCTCGCCGGCACCCGCGACCGTGCGCTGATCGTGCTGGGCTTCAGCATGATGGTGCGCCGCTCCGAACTGGTCGCGCTCAACACCCTCGGCGACCTCACCGACACCCGCGACGGCGTCGACGTCCTGATCCGCTGGTCCAAAACCGACCAGGACGCCATCGGTGAACTCGTCGCCGTGCACTACGGCGCCCACCCCCGCACCTGCCCGGTGCGGCTGCTCGGCGCCTGGCGGGAACGCCTCGCCGCCGTCCGCCCCGCCGAAGGTCCGCTGTGGATACCGATCGACAAGAAAGACCGGCTCCCGCACCAACCCGGCTACTGCGGCAAACCCGGCACCGGGCGCCTCACCGGCAAAGCCGTCGGCATCATCCTGCGCGACGCCGCCCGCCGCGCCGGCGTCAGCACCGACGCGCTGTCCGCGCACTCGCTGCGCGCCGGCGGCGCCACCGCCGCCTACAGCGCCGGCAACGACCTGCTGTCGATCTCCCGCCGCGGCCGCTGGAAAGACGGCTCACCGGTGCTGCTGCGCTACATCCGCGACGTCGACCGCTGGAAGAACAACCCGATGTCCGGCGTGCTGTGA